In Pseudomonas rhizosphaerae, one DNA window encodes the following:
- a CDS encoding YceI family protein, whose product MLKKTLAALAIGSALFTAGQAMAADYKIDKEGQHAFVDFKISHLGYSFITGTFKDFDGSFSFDAAKPEDSKIDVTLKTASVFTNHAERDKHISSKDFLDVAAFPEATFKSTSVKPTGKSADGKTTADVTGDLTFHGVTKPVVIKATFLGEGKDPWGGYRAGFEGTTSINRKDFAPKSMDLGPQSDTVELYFTFEGVKAK is encoded by the coding sequence ATGTTGAAAAAGACACTCGCCGCACTCGCCATTGGTTCTGCCTTGTTCACCGCAGGTCAGGCCATGGCCGCTGACTACAAGATCGACAAGGAAGGCCAGCACGCTTTCGTCGACTTCAAGATCAGCCACCTGGGCTACAGCTTCATCACCGGTACCTTCAAGGACTTCGACGGCTCGTTCAGCTTCGATGCCGCCAAGCCGGAAGACTCCAAGATCGACGTGACCCTCAAGACTGCCAGCGTGTTCACCAACCACGCCGAACGTGACAAGCACATCAGCAGCAAGGATTTCCTTGACGTTGCGGCGTTCCCGGAAGCTACCTTCAAGTCCACCAGCGTCAAGCCAACCGGCAAGAGCGCCGATGGCAAGACCACGGCTGACGTGACCGGCGACCTGACTTTCCACGGCGTGACCAAGCCCGTCGTGATCAAGGCCACCTTCCTGGGTGAAGGCAAGGATCCATGGGGCGGCTACCGTGCCGGTTTCGAAGGCACCACTTCGATCAACCGCAAGGACTTCGCACCCAAGTCCATGGACCTGGGCCCACAGTCCGACACCGTCGAGCTGTACTTCACGTTCGAAGGTGTGAAAGCGAAGTAA
- a CDS encoding DEAD/DEAH box helicase, with protein MSFASLGLSEALVRAIEAAGYTQPTPVQQRAIPAVLQGRDLMVAAQTGTGKTGGFALPILERLFPGGHPDKSQRHGPRQPRVLVLTPTRELAAQVHDSFKTYARDLKFVSACIFGGVGMNPQVQAMSRGVDVLVACPGRLLDLCGQGSVDLSHVEILVLDEADRMLDMGFVHDVKKVLARLPSKRQNLLFSATFSKDITDLAGKLLHNPERIEVTPPNTTVERIEQRVYRLASSHKRSLLAHLITQGAWEQVLVFTRTKHGANRLAEYLEKHGLSAVAIHGNKSQNARTKALADFKAGSVRIMVATDIAARGLDIDQLPHVVNFELPNVDEDYVHRIGRTGRAGRSGEAISLVAPDEEKLLKSIERMTKQKIPDGDLMGFDASTVEAEKPEVRERPQANNARGARTPRSDGSSTAGSGRKDKGKDKGKEKPAGARSERQPRDQKPRQPQAARAAVEPTVSANRAPDEFLDDEVDNFGNRADYVSPYQGKNQGRGRRPAGSAPAGAAAPAAAPRQGRPAGGAPRNGGGARSPGTGDNAGAKRGPRSNGGGARDGQPRRDSNPRNRRPARDEQPRQEPAVSDSRNPSQPVIVHKESKIDRFPTAEQLEQLPSRPRGEKPALLTRNREG; from the coding sequence ATGTCCTTTGCTTCCCTCGGTCTCTCCGAGGCTCTAGTCCGCGCCATCGAGGCAGCGGGCTACACCCAGCCCACCCCGGTGCAACAGCGGGCCATTCCCGCCGTGTTGCAAGGCCGCGACCTGATGGTCGCCGCCCAGACAGGTACAGGTAAGACCGGCGGCTTCGCCCTTCCGATTCTGGAGCGGCTGTTCCCAGGTGGTCACCCGGACAAATCCCAACGTCACGGCCCGCGCCAACCGCGCGTATTGGTCCTGACCCCCACTCGCGAACTCGCGGCCCAGGTTCACGACAGCTTCAAGACCTACGCCCGTGACCTGAAATTCGTCAGCGCCTGCATCTTCGGCGGCGTCGGCATGAACCCGCAGGTCCAGGCCATGTCCCGCGGTGTCGACGTGTTGGTAGCCTGCCCCGGTCGCCTGCTCGACCTGTGTGGCCAGGGCAGCGTCGATCTGTCCCATGTTGAAATTCTCGTGCTCGACGAAGCCGACCGCATGCTCGACATGGGCTTCGTGCACGACGTAAAGAAGGTCCTCGCACGGCTGCCGTCCAAGCGTCAGAACCTGCTGTTCTCGGCGACGTTCTCCAAGGACATCACCGACCTGGCCGGCAAGCTGCTGCACAACCCCGAGCGCATCGAAGTCACGCCGCCCAACACCACGGTCGAGCGTATCGAGCAGCGCGTCTATCGCCTGGCCTCGAGCCACAAGCGCTCGCTGCTGGCGCACCTGATCACTCAGGGCGCGTGGGAGCAGGTACTGGTGTTCACCCGTACCAAGCACGGCGCCAACCGCCTGGCCGAGTACCTGGAGAAGCATGGCCTGAGCGCCGTGGCGATCCACGGCAACAAGAGCCAGAACGCGCGCACCAAGGCCCTGGCCGACTTCAAGGCCGGCTCCGTACGCATCATGGTCGCCACCGACATTGCCGCGCGTGGCCTGGACATCGACCAGCTGCCGCACGTGGTCAACTTCGAGCTGCCCAACGTCGACGAAGACTACGTGCACCGCATCGGCCGTACCGGCCGTGCCGGCCGTAGCGGCGAGGCGATCTCGCTGGTCGCGCCAGACGAAGAGAAGCTGCTCAAGAGCATCGAGCGCATGACCAAACAGAAGATCCCGGACGGTGATCTGATGGGGTTCGATGCCAGCACCGTGGAAGCGGAAAAACCCGAGGTGCGCGAGCGCCCTCAGGCCAACAACGCGCGCGGTGCCCGCACGCCACGCAGCGACGGCAGCAGCACCGCCGGCAGTGGCCGCAAGGACAAAGGGAAGGACAAAGGCAAGGAAAAGCCCGCCGGGGCGCGTTCTGAACGCCAACCCCGTGACCAGAAGCCACGCCAGCCACAGGCTGCACGCGCAGCTGTAGAACCGACGGTGTCCGCCAACCGTGCGCCGGACGAATTCCTCGATGACGAAGTGGACAACTTCGGCAATCGTGCGGATTACGTCAGCCCCTACCAGGGCAAGAACCAGGGGCGCGGTCGTCGTCCTGCAGGCTCTGCACCGGCCGGTGCTGCCGCTCCGGCAGCGGCGCCTCGTCAGGGTCGCCCTGCCGGTGGTGCGCCGCGCAATGGTGGCGGTGCACGTTCGCCCGGCACTGGCGACAACGCCGGCGCCAAGCGCGGTCCGCGCAGCAACGGGGGTGGCGCGCGTGACGGCCAGCCACGTCGCGATAGCAACCCGCGCAACCGTCGCCCGGCGCGCGACGAGCAGCCACGCCAGGAACCGGCAGTGAGCGACTCGCGCAACCCGAGCCAACCGGTGATCGTGCACAAGGAATCGAAGATCGATCGTTTCCCCACTGCCGAGCAGCTGGAGCAATTGCCGAGCCGCCCACGGGGTGAAAAACCTGCGCTGCTGACGCGTAATCGCGAAGGCTGA
- a CDS encoding cytochrome b, producing the protein MQLRNSTSRYGWVSIVLHWGVALTVFGLFALGLWMVGLGYYDPWRKAGPDLHKSIGLVLFFFMLLRVVWRFISPPPPPTPNQGKLTRTAAHLGHLFLYADLFLVMSAGYLISTADGVGIPVFGLFEIPALVSGLPDQAETAGTVHFYLAWVLVIFAVLHGLAALKHHFIDRDATLIRMLGRKA; encoded by the coding sequence ATGCAACTACGTAACTCCACCTCTCGCTATGGCTGGGTCAGCATCGTTCTTCATTGGGGCGTCGCGCTGACCGTGTTCGGGCTGTTCGCCCTTGGGTTGTGGATGGTAGGGCTGGGTTACTACGACCCGTGGCGCAAAGCCGGCCCCGACCTGCACAAGAGCATCGGCCTGGTGCTGTTCTTCTTCATGCTCCTGCGTGTGGTCTGGCGCTTTATCAGCCCACCGCCGCCGCCCACCCCCAACCAGGGCAAGCTGACCCGCACGGCGGCTCATCTGGGCCACCTGTTTCTGTATGCGGACCTGTTTCTGGTGATGAGCGCCGGCTACCTGATTTCGACTGCCGATGGCGTCGGCATTCCAGTGTTCGGCTTGTTCGAGATTCCAGCCTTGGTCAGTGGCTTGCCCGATCAGGCGGAAACAGCCGGTACCGTGCACTTCTATCTGGCCTGGGTTCTGGTGATATTCGCCGTACTGCATGGCTTGGCCGCATTGAAACACCACTTCATCGATCGTGATGCAACCCTCATCCGTATGCTGGGTCGCAAAGCTTGA